A single region of the Brachypodium distachyon strain Bd21 chromosome 3, Brachypodium_distachyon_v3.0, whole genome shotgun sequence genome encodes:
- the LOC106866357 gene encoding histone-lysine N-methyltransferase set1-like, which translates to MPNAGLPRREMEASCSIIAHELHAAAKKSLFHHFQQAVVEEIMKILCPQHVANASQEPADPISESMIRRQHVSKLTTNEAVIPDATEDNLPYLALVWPDGNHVSLKKLPNYLSVQIKDFLDNSAPVASTQKASMSEEHFSSSDGMRESRPHHKKQRNLIDQESPTNADAFPTSPLKRRKFGDMSSQAPSEPNHPKGKHPIDQASPSNADTLPKRPLKNEKRTRLNMDLINTKKEKRMSYDRKKKMFLTSCRSNGSARTSIDGLQWRESSRKATQEEKDRVRGWKATKQSLSIITKRNLEVEARASRARVRNMLARFECPQLVNYIQMKARRKKLRVERSKIHELGVMAVTDIMKGELIVEYIGERMPKWVADLRGLRYEKAGKGDYFFKIDAGLVIDATLRGGIARYINHSCEPNCETRVILSNGQRRIFIYANQKIKAGTELTYDYKFPFEENKIPCSCGSKRCRKSMN; encoded by the exons ATG CCAAATGCTGGACTACCTAGAAGGGAGATGGAAGCTTCTTGTTCGATAATTGCACATGAACTGCACGCTGCTGCAAAGAAATCTTTGTTTCATCATTTCCAACAAGCAGTCGTAGAGGAAATCATGAAAATTTTATGCCCTCAGCATGTTGCTAATGCTAGTCAG GAACCAGCAGATCCTATATCTGAATCTATGATTAGGAGACAACATGTTTCGAAATTGACTACAAATGAAGCAGTTATTCCAGATGCCACTGAGGATAACTTGCCTTACTTGGCACTTGTATGGCCAGACGGGAATCATGTTTCTCTGAAGAAACTTCCCAATTATCTTTCGGTACAAATAAAAGATTTCTTGGACAATTCAGCTCCTGTAGCGAGCACTCAGAAGGCCAGCATGAGTGAGGAACATTTTTCCTCTAGTGATGGAATGAGGG AAAGCAGGCCACATCATAAGAAACAGAGGAATCTGATTGATCAGGAATCACCTACCAATGCAGACGCGTTCCCCACAAGTCCTCTCAAGAGAAGAAAATTTGGAGACATGTCAAGTCAGGCACCAAGTGAGCCAAATCATCCGAAAGGGAAGCATCCAATTGATCAGGCATCACCATCCAACGCTGATACTTTACCCAAAAGACCGCTGAAGAACGAAAAACGTACAAGGCTGAACATGGACTTGATAAACACTAAAAAGGAAAAGCGCATGAGTTAcgacagaaaaaagaaaatgttccTGACTTCATGCAGATCAAACGGTAGCGCGCGGACTTCCATTGATGGATTGCAGTGGCGTGAGTCGTCACGAAAAGCCACCCAAGAGGAGAAAGACAGGGTTAGAGGATGGAAGGCTACAAAGCAAAGTCTGAGCATCATTACAAAGCGAAATCTGGAGGTTGAGGCCCGAGCTTCTCGCGCAAGAGTGCGAAACATGTTGGCGAGATTTGAATGTCCCCAGCTTGTAAACTATATACAGATGAAG GCTAGGAGAAAAAAATTGCGTGTTGAAAGGAGCAAGATCCATGAGCTTGGAGTTATGGCTGTTACCGATATTATGAAGGGAGAACTCATTGTGGAATATATTGGAGAACGGATGCCCAAGTGG GTTGCAGATCTACGTGGACTTCGATATGAGAAGGCTGGTAAAGGTGACTATTTCTTCAAGATTGATGCTGGTCTTGTG ATTGACGCTACTTTGCGGGGTGGGATCGCTCGATATATCAATCATTCTTGCGAG CCAAACTGCGAGACGCGAGTGATCCTttccaatggacagaggagaATATTCATTTACGCAAATCAGAAAATTAAGGCGGGTACAGAGCTCACATACGATTATAAATTTCCTTTCGAGGAGAATAAAATTCCATGCTCATGCGGTTCAAAGAG GTGCCGCAAGTCAATGAACTAG
- the LOC104584013 gene encoding uncharacterized protein LOC104584013 produces MEEGTHMGSTPRLGEEDDLAYHDNVEEASIWPASLHPPPLPAAAPPWILLELPAYLTTLGGAAATTARSRTRGGHAIEATLFPAAPPLLYHIRVHCPDLSPTRFAAEPRVYAAADGLILFAVAIGHRFLSSNLRMLDYFLYDLARPSLELLPHPPEPPGLRPHPFSQAGFFGDKLVALLRLCHNDEEQLIMRPHGPVRSDYIIAILVGQEGRAFDLHRYRSDAGAWTRTRLQLAASVNTPLGGTFFSHYTDKVITLTGGFVGWADLRRGAILFLDVLLDDPQPHYVPLPPQPMTGNCDALVAQDIAVVDKGYIKFIDHRYNDDASDHGWTATTWTKKIAADPWKEEEGW; encoded by the coding sequence ATGGAAGAAGGAACTCACATGGGGTCGACGCCGCGGctcggagaagaagacgactTGGCATACCACGACAACGTCGAGGAGGCTTCAATCTGGCCGGCCTCGCtgcacccgccgccgctccccgccgccgctcctccctgGATCCTCCTCGAACTCCCCGCCTACCTCACAAccctcggcggcgccgccgccaccaccgccagaTCCAGGACCAGGGGAGGCCACGCCATCGAGGCCACCCTTttccccgccgccccgccgctccTCTACCACATCCGCGTCCACTGCCCCGACCTCAGCCCCACGCGCTTCGCCGCCGAGCCCAGGgtctacgccgccgccgacgggctCATCCTcttcgccgtcgccatcgGCCACCGCTTCCTCAGCAGCAACCTCCGGATGCtcgactacttcctctacgACCTAGCGCGCCCCTCCCTCGAGCTCCTCCCGCACCCTCCTGAGCCGCCCGGGCTTCGCCCGCACCCTTTTAGCCAAGCCGGCTTCTTCGGCGACAAGCTGGTCGCCCTCCTCCGCTTGTGCCACAACGATGAAGAACAACTTATCATGCGTCCTCACGGCCCCGTTCGCAGTGACTACATCATTGCCATCCTCGTGGGCCAAGAAGGCAGGGCCTTCGACCTCCACCGCTACAGATCCGATGCCGGGGCCTGGACAAGAACCAGGCTGCAGCTCGCCGCCAGCGTCAACACTCCCCTGGGCGGCACCTTCTTCTCGCATTACACCGACAAGGTGATAACTCTTACTGGCGGTTTCGTGGGCTGGGCAGACCTCAGGCGCGGAGCCATCCTTTTCTTGGACGTGCTGCTCGATGACCCACAACCCCACTAtgtgcccttgccgccgcaGCCCATGACGGGCAACTGCGACGCCCTCGTGGCACAGGACATTGCCGTCGTCGACAAAGGTTACATCAAGTTCATCGACCACCGGTACAACGACGATGCCTCTGATCATGGCTGGACGGCCACCACATGGACCAAGAAGATCGCTGCCGATCCgtggaaggaagaagaaggttggTGA
- the LOC112272017 gene encoding uncharacterized protein LOC112272017, which produces MNAHYYMRLHCVKLTALVSSKDHSSYFEDEKTVQKQMEQQQHSASQSIAPLPQGPGGEKETKALIRMMRCQMFNCLFCISDVIRTSYFVVHAMYFWPIAGTSISIHINCGSMTEL; this is translated from the exons ATGAATGCTCATTACTACATGAGGCTACATTGTGTCAA GCTCACAGCTCTGGTTTCTTCAAAAGATCATAGCAGTTATTTCGAAGATGAGAAAACCGTACAG AAACagatggagcagcagcagcactcaGCATCGCAAAGCATAGCTCCTCTTCCGCAGGGCCCTGGTggagaaaaggaaacaaaggCTTTAATAAGAATGATGAGATGTCAAATGTTCAACTGCCTATTTTGTATTTCTGACGTAATAAGAACTTCCTATTTTGTAGTGCATGCCATGTATTTCTGGCCTATTGCTGGCACCAGTATCAGTATACACATCAACTGTGGCAGCATGACAGAGCTGTAA
- the LOC100833499 gene encoding phytolongin Phyl1.1 yields the protein MNSRRSRSVKLLSARSKALDVGVGEEDPRMSSSADNTVYCCIAKGTKVIYCYSSAKDGGETEATAALCLENAPPYHRHYVHTFGTRSYGYLMADGHTFFAIIDPSVGSVGALQFLDRVREEFIRNNNRNGLHDALVPAVQRLVASLEKMPRVAIVLEDGNRRGGSNESSSCTSSKVPLLGKGGGRKDKKKGKEKGASMGDDDEDEHHGTRGVRIDVPPEDVSGMSLERSTSQSRLRRQQSSRSLWMRHVKIIIIVDAVICVILFAAWLAVCKGFQCVSG from the coding sequence ATGAATTCTCGCCGATCCAGGTCCGTGAAGCTGCTGTCGGCGCGCTCCAAGGCCCTcgacgtcggcgtcggcgaggaggacccCCGGATGAGCTCCTCGGCCGACAACACCGTCTACTGCTGCATTGCCAAGGGGACCAAGGTGATCTACTGCTACAGCAGCGccaaggacggcggcgagacgGAGGCCACGGCGGCGCTCTGCCTCGAGAACGCGCCGCCGTACCACCGGCATTACGTCCACACCTTCGGGACCAGGAGCTACGGCTACCTCATGGCCGACGGCCACACCTTCTTCGCCATCATCGACCCCAGCGTCGGCAGCGTCGGCGCCCTGCAGTTCCTGGACCGCGTGCGCGAGGAGTTCATCCGGAACAACAACAGGAATGGGCTTCACGACGCGCTGGTGCCGGCTGTCCAGAGGCTGGTGGCTTCGCTGGAGAAGATGCCACGGGTGGCGATCGTTCTCGAGGACGGCAACCGTAGGGGAGGCTCGAATGAGAGCTCGAGCTGCACGTCGTCCAAGGTGCCGCTCCTCGGAAAAGGCGGGGGCaggaaggacaagaagaaggggaaggagaagggggcgTCCATGGGTGATGATGACGAGGATGAGCACCATGGCACTAGAGGGGTGAGGATCGACGTGCCGCCAGAGGATGTCAGTGGCATGTCGTTGGAGCGCAGCACGAGTCAATCAAGGCTACGGAGGCAGCAGTCATCACGGTCGCTGTGGATGCGCCATGTGaagatcatcatcatcgttgATGCCGTCATCtgtgtgattctttttgctgcTTGGCTTGCCGTCTGCAAGGGTTTCCAGTGTGTGTCTGGGTGA